The segment TCTCTAGAATCACTTGGTCTGCGGGAACCCGCTGGTTTGGGGGTTGGGACTGGAGAGTCATTGTCACTGAGCAAGTTATTTAGAGTCATTCTAGTGCGAGCAGCACTGCTCGCTGAGGTCCGAGATGTAGATCTTCTGGGAGATGTGGGAGAAATGCTCTCAGTCTCACTTGTTCTACGTTGACTCCTAGAACTGTACACATCAAATGAGGAACTTCCATACTTTCGTAGTGTGTGATCCAAGTCTCTTGAGTGAGGACCAGGTGGAGTTGCATGATGGTCTTTGCCATAGATAATTTCGTTGATGTTCGGTGTGTGTTGCATTGGTTTGGCACGTGAAGCATTGGGGACTTTTTTCATAACACTTCCTGTATTTCTTACAGCAGGGGACATAACTCTTGGAGTTTTTAAAGCATCAGCTTCACAGACTGCCTgaagattaaataaaatcacTTCTAAGGCATgttatgaatttgaaaatatgaatgaaataatatatacaGATACATATCAACAACACCAGCACACTGAattaacaagtacatgtacctgatgCATAACCAGAACATCCTGGGGGAAAAGGTCATCACAGAACTCGCAGGGAAGCAGCAAATCTTCGTCCAGTTGTACAGGGCCTGCCCCATCAAACCCTCTACAGGTAAAAACAGTCTGAATGAAGTTCATTTACACCTCATGCTCATTATCCAAAAATTGTATCATCATGAcaacaatgattttaaaaaagctcAACAGGTCTTCCTACCAAgtctttttttatcaatatcattaaTAATTTAGGAATTATAGTGATAAGAAAAATACCCAGATGGGTCAGAGTCATCATAAATGTCATATCCATGGAGATTATCTATGACGTTGGGCATTGGCCTTTCCATGGGAGGTTCTGGATAGTTGATTCTGTTGTCATCATCTGATGTAGAGTTGTTGGCCATTAAAGAACTTAGCTGGTCTTCTGAACAAGAACCCTGTCAGAAATTAATATTACAACTTATCATTTAACAATATGTGTTAAGAATTCTATCACCTGACATCTAGCTGTTATATGATTTTGTccacaaaaaaacccaataataattttgttatggACTTTGATCTACTGGTGCCTACATACCTGATGTAAAACAAGCATATCAACAGGAAATGTTTCTCCACAAAATTCACAAGGCAAAAAAGTCTGgtctgaaaaaatattaatacatattcattgaataaaaatgaaaaatcaacaGTAGCTTGTGGAAACTGTAAGACACAATATGCACCGATTAATATCTGCCTGCATATGTACCATGGTCCAGACTGAGGTTGACCTCCCCATTTCTGTTCTGTCTCTGTACATTGACCTCcttctttttgtttttactgGTAGCCATCTGTGTGGTTCCACGGAAGGCAGTGGATCTAGCTCCAGATGTGGACCCTGACTGATGTGATGCTCCTATTCCATTGGCTCCCAACAACCTTTGGATCTCATCCATCTGGAAGGTGTTCAGTTCACCTGATCCAAACAGGAAATCATCCGACATATCTGTGGCTTGTGTTGGTGGTGGTGGTTTTCTGCTTGAGACAGCTGGTGCAATTTTAGCGGTAGGGACTGACACACTGGTACGTGGATTGCTTTTGGGTTGAACTCCTCCATAACTGCACCGGGATTCTTCATGTCGAGCCATGTCCTTCACCATTATAAACTGTCCACACAGCACACAGTTCTCCGTTCTGGTTCCACAGTATTCTTGGTGATCATCAAGCTCACCCTTGGCCACATCCATTTCACAGTATGTGCATTTGACTTGTCTTTTAAGGCATTCTTGTTCCTGTAATGATATGAGATGAATAACttggtgtacatgtatttttaatctTGGATTTAATTCTTCCAAAAATTCTattatttgatgaaaaaaaaaaaaatggttattgacatttttacatcgataatatttaaaagtataaAACTCTATGCTGTACTCTTTTCTTGGTAATAAAAAccctatttttttctattattaaaGTATACCGTACATGAATAGCACGGAAGATACCCGAGTTTTCTTTTATGAAACATAGTATCATATCATAGTTGCTACATCAAATTCAATGTGCAAACTGATATACCAATAGGTACCTCATGTGTTTCCAGATGCTGCTTTTCAACCTGAACTTTACACTTGGGACAAGGTATTTTGGCATGGTTTTCCTCAAAGTGAATTTCCATTTCTGCCTTAGGAATTGGTTCATTGCAGTGTTCACATAGGGAAATATTTCTTTTGCAGTGCATTTCATGCAGTACAAAGTTGGATGTACTGATCTGCCTCCGACTGCAAAACAAACATTCTCTGGTTACCAACTAATTGACTGTTTTCTTTAGAAAATCAAAGTTACTACTGAATCCTGAGTTATAAAGTATTTCATCATGTGTTCTgatattaataacattttatcaaattgaaGCATTAATGAGTTGTTTTTCATTCCacaaactaattaaaaaaaacaaacagcaAGGTCCAGCTTGCTTCTGTACAAATTATATGAGGAaatgcagtacatgtattactaaagAACAAGAGTTTCATAATAGTAAGGTATACGATTGTTATATCTAACTCCATTTGTTGGAGAGAAGGattgaatttcatcaaatataaaacaagtgaaatttgacaatttacaagggtcattttaaagggacttggacacaatgtgagatcaaaaattttaatttttattttttatgtataaaatggtttactggtgtattttaaatgatttattaaaatattgaatgttaaagtcaagttatgAGAGGTAACAGAGGTAaaaattggttgttatgtaaacaaaactcgagtcttatagttgtttacaaaaaatgtaaagtagaaaattaccatttcttagcaaaaatgacatttaaaaacaatttcaactaattcagtatcttcataattactattatcaacaaaagaaagttacatttgattgaaacttaaaccaatacaacacatatgtaaaaatgagaatattcgagctttgtttacaaaacaaagaattgtgaactctgtaacttgcttattaCTTGATatatgactttcaaattttgacatagcataataaacttctatatttatcagtttaacgtagctcgcgggtttgctgacgtcacaataggaatcgacgttaagagttgaccgtcatagtaaactcataattttattttaaaatgacaaatgagatatttagaagtataaaagaaaatattttaaaaagcttatatgcggtttatgactgtttatacaaagatttataatatcaagtgctgagaatttaaagatgtcacatacattgtcacattttgttctataaagataaagaatgagtgtgcgttagaactcttccatttaaggtcatgttttaaaatagaatgtatgcattaacttcgccttttttttttttacaattataacttccgtaatctgtactaccgattaaattcttaaatttcttttggcttgagataactgttttattcgattacttacttataatgtcagtagttgcctggcattttattgttgcattgattgactcagagtttcataaaaacaaaaatagcaattttctgtatctttacagccttacattaattgcatttaataacattcacaataatgtctaataagcattaacatgttctaaaatgtgttaaacagttAGTCTTGTCaatataaatgcatttcaattttggtgttctaagaagtaaggaatcgaaatgatgacgtcaggctaacgtcgtaatgaaaaaataaggttttgagaaatcttttaaatctttaaagtttttttgccaaaaattggccgagaacacatactgatattttttcatgaattgattcataatgatctcctctgtttttgtgttgagtatgattaatttcgtctgaatcgtttaaaaatttggagcatagttttgtaatgcgtttctcggttaaaatgtgcattttactatatatttcattgaaatggcgttgcttgattttattaacgacactgtatttgaaacacgataacattattaccgcgcagacgaatcttaaataaattttagaaataaaactatgaaacctatggatcacgtggacaaattttcaaggtaggttttctcacaagcaagtaaacccgcgagctaccttaaacattgaaaatggaaaaacaaaattgaaaattttaagtcaaattgtatccaagtccctttaaaaagtttaaagaataaaatttggaactgt is part of the Magallana gigas chromosome 3, xbMagGiga1.1, whole genome shotgun sequence genome and harbors:
- the LOC105334459 gene encoding TRAF-type zinc finger domain-containing protein 1, with translation MSENDEDTTLCRNCRRQISTSNFVLHEMHCKRNISLCEHCNEPIPKAEMEIHFEENHAKIPCPKCKVQVEKQHLETHEEQECLKRQVKCTYCEMDVAKGELDDHQEYCGTRTENCVLCGQFIMVKDMARHEESRCSYGGVQPKSNPRTSVSVPTAKIAPAVSSRKPPPPTQATDMSDDFLFGSGELNTFQMDEIQRLLGANGIGASHQSGSTSGARSTAFRGTTQMATSKNKKKEVNVQRQNRNGEVNLSLDHDQTFLPCEFCGETFPVDMLVLHQGSCSEDQLSSLMANNSTSDDDNRINYPEPPMERPMPNVIDNLHGYDIYDDSDPSGGFDGAGPVQLDEDLLLPCEFCDDLFPQDVLVMHQAVCEADALKTPRVMSPAVRNTGSVMKKVPNASRAKPMQHTPNINEIIYGKDHHATPPGPHSRDLDHTLRKYGSSSFDVYSSRSQRRTSETESISPTSPRRSTSRTSASSAARTRMTLNNLLSDNDSPVPTPKPAGSRRPSDSRETAGSFVGFSSSSRKSSLNANNHAKQTAHSSVRSTQVPGATSKRNDTKRTNIGANRRDPFDPDLNVGNIRPSRSQRNPDGQYMPPTPGSLSSRQRDRTFDYGDRTNKNRSPTKRRDQY